One stretch of Prochlorococcus marinus XMU1402 DNA includes these proteins:
- the holA gene encoding DNA polymerase III subunit delta: MPIQILWGNDLNAQNTFIKELIEKEVSKEWKEINVTNLNGDDDEQVNKAFNEILTPPFGEGYRIVTLKNNPIFNTKNESLRTKFEKIHGNIPTNTYFILQNIKKPDSRLKSTKFLQKLIKNNLAKEKSFSLPEIWDYEGQKRFLEDSANAINIRLDKKAAELIIDYVGNDSFKLKNELAKAKIYLSSIASYSNSQLFLKSNDVKKIFSDHQSNVFKIIDLLLQKNMNESLLEINYYLQKGEPPLRLNAGLISQIRIHTIIKLAVNSGNDNAEKICNLAGISNPKRIFFIRKKVKNISQEYLINLLSNLLDIESSLKQGNNPVNVFTENLINLS; this comes from the coding sequence ATGCCAATACAAATATTATGGGGCAATGACTTAAATGCGCAAAATACATTTATCAAAGAATTAATTGAAAAAGAAGTATCCAAAGAATGGAAAGAAATAAACGTAACTAATTTAAATGGTGATGATGATGAACAAGTAAATAAAGCTTTTAATGAAATTCTTACACCTCCTTTTGGAGAAGGATACAGAATAGTTACATTAAAAAATAATCCAATTTTTAATACAAAAAATGAGAGTTTAAGAACTAAATTTGAAAAAATTCATGGCAATATTCCAACAAATACTTATTTCATTTTACAAAATATTAAAAAACCTGACTCAAGACTGAAGAGTACTAAATTTCTGCAAAAACTTATTAAAAATAATTTAGCCAAAGAAAAATCATTCTCTTTACCAGAAATTTGGGACTATGAAGGACAAAAAAGATTTTTAGAAGATTCAGCAAATGCAATAAATATCAGACTTGATAAAAAAGCAGCCGAATTAATTATTGATTATGTTGGAAATGATAGCTTTAAATTAAAAAATGAATTAGCTAAAGCAAAAATATACCTTTCCTCAATAGCAAGTTATTCGAATTCCCAACTTTTTCTAAAAAGTAATGATGTAAAAAAAATATTTAGTGATCATCAATCCAACGTTTTCAAAATCATTGATCTTCTCTTGCAAAAAAATATGAATGAAAGCCTTCTTGAAATAAATTATTACTTACAGAAAGGAGAACCTCCTTTAAGACTAAATGCAGGTTTAATTAGTCAAATAAGAATTCATACCATCATAAAATTAGCAGTTAATTCAGGAAACGATAATGCAGAAAAGATTTGTAATCTTGCAGGCATTTCTAATCCAAAAAGAATTTTCTTTATCCGAAAAAAAGTAAAAAATATATCGCAAGAATATTTAATTAATTTACTTAGTAACCTATTAGATATTGAATCATCACTAAAACAAGGTAATAATCCTGTAAATGTTTTTACCGAGAATTTAATTAATTTAAGTTAA
- the mutS gene encoding DNA mismatch repair protein MutS, whose protein sequence is MQEDTIIQKNLFAIDNEKNQKKETTIIPEDLSWEDLKKESQKRPRQRKNSLNLINKLKTDLITNNKNVCINEESYSYKTVSKLKLTPVMKHYVTIKEENQDRLLLYRLGDFFECFFEDAVLISNLLEITLTSKDAGKEIGKIPMAGVPYHAMERYCADLIKKNYSVVICDQLEKSSGNYGTPIKRGITRIITPGTVIEEGMLIAKKNNWITAIYLSEEKSEESYEWGISKADVSTGELVTLEGQSLSKLFDEIIKLDSSEIIVGSNEVRDLLNKENSQITYTVSQETNFGINEANYLIKKYFEIASLEGIGLKNLNNATRSLGGLLNYLEKINPSNLDKDSSVKISLDFPQIQLGHNKLIIDYQTQKNLEIKNTQRENNYVGSLLWSIDRTYTCMGARCLRRWIDSPLLNINEIYERQNIITNFIESKQLRIDTQNLLRAMGDLERLAGRACAGHASPRDLIAIAEGLKKLPRIKSIIELFKYDLPDWTDQLKNIDEGLLELADTISFKLIENPPLNVSEGGMIHDGVDNILDGLRNLMDDYSEWLNKEELKEKKISKISNLKIQFHKNFGYYISINKSKINLAPQHWIKRQTLTNEERYITSEIKNKENKIFQIKTRISSREYEIFCELRNIVAEKTKQIRSIAKSIASLDALLGLSITSVENNFIKPSLIPINDSMTKNSTKIIAGRNPIVEQLLSDKKFIENDIAFEDNQKLIILTGPNASGKSCFIRQIGLIQILAQIGSFVPANNAEIKISDRIFTRIGAVDDQSSGQSTFMVEMSETASILNQATSSSLVLLDEIGRGTSTFDGLSIAWSVSEYLAKKIKCNTIFATHYHELNYLKNSNKNIQNFQVLVEQNNDQLIFSHRIVKGGSNKSYGIEAAKLAGVPREVIEKAKLVLNSLEENNQLNNIIN, encoded by the coding sequence ATGCAAGAAGATACGATAATTCAAAAAAATTTATTTGCGATTGATAATGAAAAAAATCAAAAAAAAGAAACAACAATAATTCCAGAAGATTTATCTTGGGAAGATCTAAAAAAAGAATCGCAAAAAAGGCCTAGACAAAGAAAAAATTCACTTAATTTAATAAATAAATTAAAGACTGATTTAATTACAAATAACAAAAATGTGTGTATCAATGAAGAATCCTACAGCTATAAAACAGTTTCAAAATTAAAATTAACTCCTGTAATGAAGCATTATGTAACTATAAAAGAGGAAAATCAAGATAGGTTATTACTTTATAGATTAGGAGATTTTTTTGAATGTTTTTTTGAGGACGCTGTATTAATATCCAACCTTCTAGAAATAACTCTAACCAGTAAAGATGCTGGCAAAGAAATTGGAAAGATTCCTATGGCAGGGGTTCCTTATCATGCAATGGAGAGATACTGCGCTGATTTAATTAAAAAAAATTATTCTGTGGTTATATGCGATCAATTGGAAAAAAGTTCTGGAAATTACGGGACTCCGATTAAAAGAGGAATAACAAGAATCATTACTCCTGGAACTGTAATTGAAGAGGGAATGTTGATAGCAAAAAAGAATAATTGGATTACTGCTATTTACTTATCAGAAGAAAAGTCAGAGGAATCTTATGAATGGGGTATATCAAAAGCTGATGTCAGCACAGGAGAATTAGTAACTTTAGAAGGTCAATCTCTTTCAAAACTATTTGATGAAATTATTAAATTAGATTCTTCAGAAATCATTGTGGGAAGCAATGAAGTAAGAGATTTATTAAATAAAGAAAATAGTCAAATTACTTATACTGTTTCTCAAGAGACTAATTTTGGCATTAATGAAGCAAATTATCTAATAAAAAAATATTTCGAAATTGCAAGCCTAGAGGGAATAGGACTTAAAAATTTAAACAATGCGACAAGATCACTTGGAGGTTTATTAAATTATTTAGAAAAAATTAATCCTTCAAATTTAGATAAAGATTCTTCTGTAAAAATCTCATTAGACTTTCCACAAATTCAACTTGGTCACAACAAATTAATTATTGATTATCAAACTCAAAAAAACTTAGAAATCAAAAATACACAACGAGAAAACAATTATGTAGGTTCGCTACTATGGAGTATTGATAGAACTTATACTTGCATGGGTGCAAGGTGTTTAAGAAGGTGGATAGATTCACCACTATTAAACATCAATGAAATTTATGAAAGACAAAACATAATTACAAACTTTATTGAATCTAAACAATTACGTATAGATACCCAAAATTTACTTAGAGCAATGGGAGATTTAGAAAGACTTGCGGGGCGAGCTTGTGCAGGTCATGCAAGTCCTAGAGACTTAATTGCAATAGCGGAAGGTTTAAAAAAATTGCCTAGAATAAAATCCATAATTGAATTATTTAAATATGATCTTCCAGATTGGACTGATCAATTAAAAAATATTGATGAAGGACTCTTAGAATTAGCTGATACTATAAGTTTTAAACTAATAGAAAATCCTCCTTTAAATGTAAGTGAAGGAGGCATGATCCACGATGGTGTTGACAATATCTTAGATGGTTTACGAAATTTAATGGATGATTACTCTGAGTGGCTAAATAAAGAGGAATTAAAAGAAAAGAAAATTAGCAAAATTTCAAACCTAAAAATTCAATTTCATAAAAATTTTGGTTACTACATTTCTATAAATAAATCAAAAATTAATTTAGCTCCACAACATTGGATCAAAAGGCAAACACTTACTAATGAAGAAAGATATATCACTTCAGAAATTAAAAATAAAGAAAATAAGATTTTCCAAATAAAAACCAGAATTTCATCAAGAGAATATGAAATTTTCTGCGAATTAAGAAATATTGTAGCTGAAAAAACAAAACAAATAAGATCAATCGCAAAATCCATAGCCTCTCTTGATGCATTGCTTGGTTTATCAATTACTTCAGTAGAAAACAATTTTATAAAACCTTCATTAATACCAATAAATGATTCGATGACAAAAAATAGTACAAAAATTATCGCAGGAAGAAACCCAATAGTAGAGCAATTGTTAAGTGATAAAAAGTTTATAGAGAATGATATCGCTTTTGAAGATAATCAAAAATTAATTATATTAACCGGTCCCAATGCAAGCGGAAAAAGTTGCTTTATAAGACAAATTGGTTTAATACAAATTCTTGCACAAATTGGTAGCTTTGTTCCTGCTAATAATGCTGAAATCAAGATTTCAGATAGAATTTTTACAAGAATTGGGGCAGTTGATGATCAATCATCAGGACAATCAACATTTATGGTAGAAATGTCTGAAACTGCATCCATACTAAATCAGGCAACTTCTAGCTCATTAGTTTTACTTGATGAGATAGGTAGAGGGACATCTACGTTTGATGGCCTTTCAATAGCTTGGTCGGTAAGTGAATATCTTGCAAAAAAAATTAAATGTAATACTATTTTTGCTACGCACTATCATGAGCTGAATTATTTAAAAAATTCAAATAAGAATATACAAAATTTTCAAGTTTTAGTTGAACAGAATAACGATCAGCTAATTTTTAGTCACAGGATTGTAAAAGGGGGCTCAAACAAAAGCTACGGTATAGAAGCAGCTAAATTAGCAGGAGTTCCAAGAGAAGTTATTGAAAAAGCAAAATTAGTTCTAAATTCTTTAGAAGAAAATAATCAATTAAACAATATTATTAATTAA
- the uvrB gene encoding excinuclease ABC subunit UvrB — translation MNNYKLQAPYEPNGDQPEAIKKLVKGVNSGKEFQTLLGATGTGKTFTIANVIQQTGRPALVLAHNKTLAAQLCNELREFFPKNAVEYFISYYDYYQPEAYVPVSDTYIAKTASINEEIDMLRHSATRSLFERKDVIVVASISCIYGLGIPSEYLKAAVKFEVGKSINLRSSLRSLVENQYTRNDIEITRGRFRIKGDVLEIGPAYEDRLIRIELFGDDVEAIRYVDPTTGEILESLEKISVYPAKHFVTPKERLESAISAIKSELKTQLDKFTYEGKLLEAQRLEQRTKYDLEMLKEVGYCNGVENYARHLSGREEGSPPECLIDYFPKDWLLVVDESHVTCPQLHAMYNGDQSRKKVLIDHGFRLPSAADNRPLKCEEFWDKSKQTLFISATPGQWELDQCDGEFIEQVIRPTGVLDPVIDVRPSEGQIEDLLSEIRIRAEKNQRVLVTTLTKRMAEDLTDFLSENKVRVRYLHSEIHSIERIEIIQDLRVGEYDVLVGVNLLREGLDLPEVSLVAILDADKEGFLRAERSLIQTIGRAARHVEGVALLYADNFTDSMKRAISETERRRTIQKKYNKVNGITPKPAGKKIENSILSFLELSRKLDAGGLSKDLINIVNNKTDAILNSSDNQCLLEELPDLIEKLEIKMKDAAKELNFEEAANLRDRIKKLRQKLARNN, via the coding sequence ATGAACAACTATAAGCTTCAAGCCCCTTATGAACCAAATGGAGATCAACCAGAAGCTATTAAAAAATTAGTTAAAGGTGTAAATAGTGGTAAAGAGTTTCAGACTCTATTAGGGGCTACTGGAACTGGTAAAACATTTACTATTGCGAATGTAATTCAACAAACAGGAAGACCAGCTCTTGTATTAGCTCATAACAAAACTTTAGCTGCACAACTATGTAATGAATTAAGGGAGTTTTTTCCAAAAAATGCTGTTGAGTACTTTATTTCTTACTATGATTATTATCAACCTGAAGCTTATGTTCCTGTAAGTGATACTTACATAGCGAAAACTGCTTCAATTAATGAAGAAATAGATATGCTCCGGCATTCTGCAACACGCTCATTATTTGAGAGAAAAGATGTAATTGTTGTAGCTTCAATAAGTTGTATTTATGGTCTTGGTATACCAAGTGAGTATTTGAAGGCTGCAGTTAAATTTGAAGTTGGAAAATCAATAAATCTACGTTCTTCTTTGAGGTCTCTTGTTGAAAATCAATATACTAGAAATGATATTGAAATTACTAGGGGTAGATTCAGAATTAAAGGTGATGTTTTAGAAATCGGTCCAGCTTATGAAGATAGACTAATAAGAATCGAATTATTTGGTGATGATGTCGAGGCTATTAGATATGTTGATCCTACTACTGGAGAAATACTTGAAAGTTTGGAAAAAATTAGCGTTTACCCAGCGAAGCATTTTGTGACTCCAAAAGAAAGACTTGAGAGTGCAATAAGTGCAATTAAAAGTGAATTAAAAACTCAACTAGATAAATTTACTTACGAAGGAAAATTATTAGAAGCTCAACGTCTAGAACAACGCACAAAATATGATTTAGAAATGCTTAAAGAGGTAGGTTATTGTAATGGAGTTGAGAATTATGCTCGTCATTTATCAGGTAGGGAGGAAGGTTCACCGCCAGAATGCTTAATAGATTACTTTCCCAAAGATTGGTTGTTGGTAGTTGATGAGAGTCATGTAACATGTCCTCAACTTCATGCGATGTACAACGGTGATCAATCTAGAAAAAAAGTTTTAATAGATCATGGTTTTAGATTGCCCAGTGCTGCAGATAATAGACCTTTAAAATGTGAAGAGTTTTGGGATAAATCAAAACAGACATTATTTATCAGTGCAACTCCTGGTCAATGGGAATTAGATCAATGTGATGGTGAATTTATTGAGCAAGTTATAAGACCGACTGGGGTATTAGATCCCGTAATTGATGTAAGACCTAGTGAGGGCCAAATAGAAGATTTGTTATCTGAAATAAGAATTAGAGCTGAAAAGAATCAAAGAGTGCTAGTGACAACGCTTACTAAGAGAATGGCTGAGGATCTAACTGATTTTTTATCTGAAAATAAAGTAAGAGTTAGATATTTGCATTCCGAAATTCATTCAATTGAAAGAATTGAAATTATTCAAGACCTTAGAGTGGGCGAATATGATGTTTTGGTAGGAGTTAATTTATTAAGAGAGGGATTAGATCTTCCTGAAGTATCTTTAGTCGCCATTTTAGATGCTGATAAAGAAGGTTTTTTGAGGGCAGAAAGGTCATTGATTCAAACAATAGGAAGAGCTGCAAGGCATGTTGAAGGTGTTGCCTTGCTTTATGCAGATAACTTCACAGATTCAATGAAAAGAGCAATATCTGAGACTGAAAGAAGAAGAACTATTCAAAAAAAATATAACAAAGTCAATGGTATTACTCCAAAACCCGCAGGTAAAAAAATAGAAAATTCAATATTATCTTTTCTAGAACTTTCCAGAAAATTAGATGCCGGTGGTTTATCTAAAGATCTAATAAATATAGTTAATAATAAAACTGACGCAATTCTCAATTCCAGCGATAATCAATGTTTGCTAGAAGAATTGCCTGACTTAATAGAAAAGTTAGAAATTAAAATGAAAGATGCTGCAAAAGAGTTAAATTTTGAAGAGGCGGCAAATTTGAGGGACCGAATCAAAAAGTTAAGACAAAAATTAGCAAGAAACAACTAA
- the psbZ gene encoding photosystem II reaction center protein PsbZ, protein MQAVNFFFVNALLFASLIAVVGVPVLYVTQPSTEEGQRESRRKIYSIAAVWVVLVFVTGIVSSLV, encoded by the coding sequence ATGCAGGCTGTAAACTTTTTCTTCGTAAATGCTCTTTTATTCGCTTCTTTAATCGCGGTAGTTGGAGTTCCTGTTTTGTATGTAACTCAACCTTCTACTGAGGAGGGACAGCGAGAAAGTAGGAGAAAAATTTATTCTATAGCTGCTGTATGGGTTGTTTTAGTTTTTGTTACGGGAATTGTTTCTTCATTAGTTTGA
- a CDS encoding precorrin-8X methylmutase: protein MVIDHPIFLESIRFIRSHLGENDLNYLEKKVLERLVHTSGDFSVQNLIEFSEGACEKGLQALKNGAPILTDTDMAATAIKSMAENTTRNKVFTARMWFGKNNHTKLTKTAYGLSEGWKELSVKNSGIKSPIVVIGSSPTALSYLIDILENANDLPSLIIGMPVGFIGVEKSKNKLISTNLSNIVLNSTRGGAAMAAATVNALLRESI from the coding sequence ATGGTAATAGATCATCCAATTTTTTTGGAAAGTATCAGATTCATAAGATCTCATTTAGGAGAAAATGATCTTAATTATTTGGAAAAAAAAGTTTTAGAAAGATTAGTACATACTTCGGGAGATTTTTCTGTTCAAAATCTAATAGAGTTTAGTGAAGGTGCATGCGAAAAGGGGCTTCAAGCTCTTAAAAATGGTGCGCCAATTTTAACTGATACTGATATGGCTGCAACAGCTATAAAATCTATGGCAGAAAATACCACTAGGAATAAAGTGTTCACAGCTAGAATGTGGTTTGGAAAAAATAATCACACAAAATTAACTAAAACTGCATATGGATTAAGTGAAGGCTGGAAGGAGTTATCTGTTAAAAATTCTGGAATAAAATCACCTATTGTAGTAATTGGTAGTTCGCCAACAGCTTTATCTTATTTAATTGATATCTTAGAGAATGCAAACGATTTACCAAGTTTAATTATTGGAATGCCCGTTGGATTTATAGGAGTAGAAAAAAGCAAAAACAAACTGATTTCCACCAATCTTTCTAATATTGTTTTGAATTCAACTAGAGGCGGTGCTGCTATGGCAGCTGCTACTGTAAATGCCTTACTGAGGGAATCTATTTAA
- the ribH gene encoding 6,7-dimethyl-8-ribityllumazine synthase, with translation MAIFEGSFTNASTLKVGIVIARFNDLITNKILSGCLDCLKRHGLDTSEASNQVDIVWVPGSFELPIAAKTLIKKKSCDVVIALGAVIRGETSHYDVVISEASKGISQVSNENNVPIIFGVLTTDTMQQALERAGIKNNLGWNYALQAIEMGSLIKNLN, from the coding sequence ATGGCTATTTTTGAGGGGTCTTTTACTAATGCATCTACTTTAAAAGTAGGTATTGTAATCGCGAGATTTAATGATTTAATTACAAATAAAATTCTATCTGGTTGTCTTGATTGTCTAAAAAGACATGGGTTAGATACTTCGGAAGCAAGTAATCAAGTAGATATAGTTTGGGTACCTGGTTCATTTGAATTGCCAATAGCAGCCAAAACGCTTATTAAAAAAAAGAGTTGTGATGTTGTAATTGCTCTAGGGGCTGTTATACGTGGTGAAACATCTCATTATGATGTAGTTATATCTGAGGCTAGCAAAGGTATTTCGCAAGTTTCAAATGAGAATAATGTCCCAATTATTTTTGGAGTTTTGACTACTGATACTATGCAGCAGGCCTTAGAAAGAGCAGGGATTAAAAATAATCTTGGCTGGAATTATGCTTTACAAGCAATTGAGATGGGATCTTTAATTAAGAATTTAAATTAG
- a CDS encoding aspartate kinase, giving the protein MALLIKKFGGTSVGDIKKIQNIASNICQSKEAGNEIVVVVSAMGKTTDDLNCLAESISKNPNRRELDMLLSTGEQVTIALLSMALNEYGIPAISMTGSQVGIITESIHGKARILDIKTERIQNYINQGFVVVVAGFQGTTLSHTGSMEITTLGRGGSDTSAVALSTALGAETCEIYTDVPGVLTTDPRIVPNAKLLDKISCEEMLELASVGASVLHPRAVEIARNYGIKLCVKSSQSDSSGTFLESQIQPLPLKRGSLELTKTVNSLEVLENQAVFSLSNIPDRPGIAAQIFEKLSEASINVDLIIQATNDGNNNDITFTVNELEVKKTAEQCELITSQLGGEYNLKRNMTKLSIQGAGIMGRPSVSADLFDTLSHANINVRLIATSEIKVSCVIEINNIPKAIRFVAEKFKLSDTQIFVNPINAKQDQPEVRGIALDKNQVQVSFRKLPDRPGVAASICLALAENNLIFDTIVQSERISSLKTKDISLTMNKQDREKANLVFEALTKKLPGSYIEDGPAIAKVSTVGAGMAFKVGTAGKIFRALADQNINIEMIATSEIRTSCIVLEKDCDKAVNAIHNHFKLEK; this is encoded by the coding sequence ATGGCTTTACTAATAAAAAAATTTGGCGGTACCTCTGTCGGTGATATTAAAAAAATTCAAAATATTGCAAGTAATATTTGTCAAAGTAAAGAAGCAGGAAATGAAATTGTCGTAGTTGTCTCTGCAATGGGGAAAACCACAGATGACTTAAATTGTTTAGCTGAATCAATAAGTAAAAATCCTAATCGAAGAGAATTGGATATGCTTCTCTCAACAGGAGAGCAAGTAACTATAGCTCTTCTCTCAATGGCATTAAACGAATACGGTATACCTGCAATTTCAATGACCGGGAGTCAGGTAGGAATTATTACTGAATCAATACATGGGAAAGCAAGAATTCTAGATATTAAAACAGAAAGAATCCAAAACTATATAAATCAAGGTTTTGTAGTGGTAGTAGCTGGATTTCAAGGAACAACATTAAGCCACACTGGATCAATGGAAATTACAACTTTGGGTAGAGGTGGTTCAGATACATCCGCAGTAGCTTTATCCACAGCTTTAGGAGCTGAGACTTGCGAAATTTATACAGACGTTCCAGGGGTTCTTACTACTGATCCAAGAATTGTTCCTAATGCAAAACTTTTAGATAAAATTAGCTGCGAGGAAATGCTTGAACTTGCAAGCGTAGGTGCCTCAGTTCTACATCCAAGAGCAGTAGAAATTGCTCGCAATTATGGAATTAAATTATGCGTCAAATCAAGCCAAAGTGACTCAAGTGGGACTTTCCTCGAAAGTCAAATCCAACCTCTCCCACTCAAAAGAGGAAGCTTAGAATTGACAAAAACAGTCAATAGTCTTGAAGTATTAGAAAATCAAGCAGTATTCAGTCTCTCAAATATTCCTGATAGACCCGGGATTGCTGCACAAATTTTTGAAAAACTATCTGAAGCAAGTATTAATGTAGATTTAATCATACAAGCGACAAATGACGGAAATAATAACGATATTACATTTACTGTTAATGAATTAGAAGTTAAAAAAACTGCAGAACAATGTGAACTTATAACTAGTCAATTGGGAGGAGAATACAATCTAAAAAGAAACATGACCAAATTGAGTATTCAAGGAGCAGGCATTATGGGCAGACCAAGTGTTTCAGCTGATCTATTTGATACTTTATCTCATGCGAATATAAATGTCAGGTTAATAGCTACTAGTGAAATTAAAGTCAGCTGCGTAATTGAAATTAATAATATTCCAAAAGCTATTAGATTTGTTGCTGAGAAATTTAAGTTATCAGATACACAAATATTTGTTAATCCAATCAACGCAAAACAAGATCAACCTGAAGTAAGGGGCATTGCATTAGATAAAAATCAAGTTCAAGTAAGTTTTCGAAAACTGCCTGATCGTCCTGGTGTAGCCGCATCGATATGTTTAGCATTAGCTGAAAATAATTTAATTTTTGATACGATTGTCCAGTCTGAAAGAATTTCCTCTTTAAAAACTAAGGATATTAGTCTCACAATGAATAAGCAAGATAGAGAAAAAGCGAACTTAGTTTTTGAGGCCTTAACAAAGAAATTACCCGGCTCCTACATCGAAGATGGCCCTGCGATAGCAAAAGTAAGTACTGTAGGAGCAGGAATGGCATTTAAAGTTGGCACGGCTGGAAAAATATTTAGAGCTCTCGCTGACCAAAATATCAATATTGAAATGATTGCCACTAGTGAAATTAGGACTTCATGTATTGTCTTAGAAAAAGATTGTGACAAAGCTGTTAATGCGATTCATAATCATTTCAAATTAGAGAAATAA